The following are from one region of the Mycolicibacterium helvum genome:
- a CDS encoding Gfo/Idh/MocA family protein, with translation MSLRIGVLGASRIAEHAIVGPAHELGHRLVVVAARDPQRAKAFADTYGVERVATGYADVVEDPEVDVIYNPLANALHAPWNLAAITAGKPVLTEKPFARNHTEALAVADAAERSGVSVLEGFHYLFHPVAQRIFELATGGELGNIHHVEVRMAMPAPATGDPRWSLELAGGALMDLGCYGLHIMRQLGARGLGRPAITAAHASQRGPGVDEWCDVDLSFPSGATGLCANSMTAAHFSFTINVVGTKGDALVHDFIRPHADDRITVRTPAETRVEHLGTRPSYAYQLEAFAAHILDGAPLPIGIDDAVQNMHYVDAAYRAAGMSPR, from the coding sequence ATGAGCCTGCGAATCGGCGTGCTTGGCGCATCCCGAATTGCCGAACACGCGATCGTTGGACCGGCCCACGAACTGGGTCATCGCCTGGTCGTGGTGGCCGCCCGGGATCCGCAGCGGGCCAAGGCCTTCGCCGATACCTACGGTGTCGAGCGGGTCGCCACCGGCTACGCCGACGTGGTCGAGGACCCTGAGGTCGACGTCATCTACAACCCGCTGGCCAATGCGCTGCACGCGCCGTGGAATCTCGCGGCGATCACGGCAGGCAAGCCGGTGCTGACCGAAAAGCCCTTTGCCCGCAACCACACCGAGGCACTAGCTGTCGCCGATGCCGCCGAGCGCTCCGGGGTGAGCGTCCTGGAGGGCTTCCATTACCTGTTTCATCCGGTGGCTCAGCGGATCTTCGAGCTGGCCACCGGCGGCGAGCTCGGCAATATCCACCACGTCGAGGTACGGATGGCGATGCCCGCGCCGGCCACCGGTGACCCCCGCTGGTCACTGGAGCTGGCCGGTGGCGCGCTGATGGATCTCGGGTGTTACGGCCTGCACATCATGCGCCAGCTCGGTGCCCGCGGGCTGGGCCGGCCGGCGATCACCGCCGCGCACGCCTCGCAACGAGGCCCCGGCGTCGACGAGTGGTGCGACGTCGACCTGAGTTTCCCGTCCGGGGCCACCGGCCTGTGCGCCAACAGCATGACCGCAGCGCACTTTTCGTTCACCATCAACGTCGTCGGAACCAAGGGTGACGCCCTGGTCCACGACTTCATCAGGCCCCACGCCGACGATCGGATCACCGTTCGCACGCCGGCGGAGACCCGCGTGGAACACCTGGGCACGCGGCCGTCGTACGCCTACCAACTCGAGGCGTTCGCAGCGCACATCCTCGACGGCGCGCCGTTACCGATCGGCATCGATGACGCCGTGCAGAACATGCACTACGTGGATGCCGCCTACCGTGCGGCGGGGATGTCACCACGCTGA
- a CDS encoding 2-oxoacid:acceptor oxidoreductase subunit alpha — MGPNGNGAPGNRQKLEKVVIRFAGDSGDGMQLTGDRFTSEAALFGNDLATQPNYPAEIRAPQGTLPGVSSFQIQIADYDILTAGDRPDVLVAMNPAALKANIRDLPRGGLVIANSDEFTKRNLAKVGYENNPLESGELSDYVVQAVAMTTLTLGSVEEIGASKKDGQRAKNMFALGLLSWMYGRPIETSETFIREKFARKPDVAEANVLALKAGWNYGETTEAFGTTYEIAPAKLAPGEYRQISGNTALAYGVIAAGQLADIQVVLGTYPITPASDILHELSKHKNFNVLTFQAEDEIAGVGAAIGASYGGALGVTSTSGPGISLKSEAIGLAMMAELPLLVIDVQRGGPSTGLPTKTEQADLLQVMFGRNGESPVVVLAASTPSDCFEVAIEAARIALTYRTPVILLSDGAIANGSEPWRIPDIDSFEAIEPNFAKAGEDFQPYARDPETLARQFAVPGTPGLEHRIGGLESANGSGAISYEPANHDLMVRLRQAKIAGVKVPDIKVDDPTGDAELLILGWGSSFGPIGEACRRARRRGIKVAQAHLRHLNPMPANLGEVLRKYPNVVVPEMNLGQLALLLRGTYLVDVHSVTKVEGMAFLADELEGIIDAALDGTLAEKESDKAKFARLAAATVSTGTVGAGVNG, encoded by the coding sequence GTGGGTCCCAACGGCAACGGTGCTCCGGGCAACCGGCAAAAGCTGGAAAAGGTCGTCATCCGATTCGCCGGTGACTCCGGCGACGGCATGCAGCTGACCGGTGACCGGTTTACCTCAGAGGCCGCGCTGTTCGGCAATGACCTTGCGACCCAACCGAATTACCCCGCCGAGATCCGCGCTCCTCAGGGCACCCTGCCCGGCGTCTCGTCGTTCCAGATCCAGATCGCCGACTACGACATCCTCACCGCGGGTGACCGTCCCGACGTGCTGGTCGCCATGAACCCCGCGGCGCTGAAGGCCAACATTCGCGACCTGCCACGCGGTGGGCTGGTGATCGCCAACTCCGACGAATTCACCAAGCGCAACCTCGCCAAGGTCGGCTACGAGAACAACCCGTTGGAAAGCGGCGAGCTGTCTGACTACGTTGTGCAGGCCGTCGCGATGACCACGCTGACGCTGGGCTCCGTCGAGGAAATCGGTGCATCCAAGAAGGACGGCCAGCGCGCCAAGAACATGTTCGCGCTCGGACTGCTGTCGTGGATGTACGGCCGGCCGATCGAGACCAGCGAGACGTTCATCCGCGAGAAGTTCGCCCGCAAGCCCGACGTCGCCGAGGCGAACGTCCTGGCGCTCAAGGCCGGTTGGAACTACGGCGAGACCACCGAGGCGTTCGGCACCACCTACGAGATCGCCCCGGCCAAGCTGGCTCCCGGCGAGTACCGGCAGATCTCCGGTAACACGGCACTGGCCTACGGCGTGATCGCCGCCGGTCAGCTCGCCGACATCCAGGTGGTGCTCGGCACCTACCCGATCACGCCGGCGTCGGACATCCTGCACGAGCTCTCCAAGCACAAGAACTTCAACGTTCTGACCTTCCAGGCCGAGGACGAGATCGCCGGCGTCGGCGCCGCGATCGGTGCGTCGTATGGCGGCGCCCTCGGCGTGACCAGCACGTCGGGCCCTGGGATCTCGCTGAAGTCCGAAGCCATCGGCCTGGCCATGATGGCTGAGCTGCCGCTGCTGGTGATCGACGTGCAGCGCGGCGGCCCCTCGACTGGCCTGCCCACCAAGACCGAGCAGGCGGACCTGCTGCAGGTGATGTTCGGCCGCAACGGGGAGTCGCCGGTGGTGGTGCTGGCTGCCAGTACCCCTTCGGACTGCTTCGAGGTGGCCATCGAGGCCGCCCGCATTGCCCTGACCTATCGGACGCCGGTCATCCTGCTGTCCGACGGTGCGATCGCCAACGGCTCCGAGCCGTGGCGGATCCCGGACATCGACTCCTTCGAGGCGATCGAGCCCAACTTCGCCAAGGCCGGCGAGGATTTTCAGCCCTACGCCCGCGATCCGGAGACGCTGGCCCGCCAGTTCGCGGTTCCCGGCACCCCCGGTCTGGAGCACCGCATCGGCGGCCTCGAATCGGCCAACGGCTCCGGTGCCATCTCCTACGAGCCGGCGAACCACGACCTCATGGTCCGGTTGCGGCAGGCCAAGATCGCCGGGGTCAAGGTGCCCGACATCAAGGTCGATGACCCGACCGGCGATGCCGAGCTGCTCATCCTGGGCTGGGGAAGTTCCTTCGGCCCGATCGGTGAGGCGTGCCGCCGGGCGCGCCGTCGCGGGATCAAGGTCGCCCAGGCTCACCTGCGCCACCTCAATCCCATGCCGGCGAACCTCGGTGAGGTGCTGCGTAAGTACCCGAACGTGGTCGTCCCGGAAATGAACCTCGGCCAGTTGGCGTTGCTGTTGCGCGGCACATACCTGGTCGACGTCCACTCGGTGACCAAGGTGGAGGGCATGGCGTTCCTGGCCGACGAGTTGGAGGGCATCATCGACGCCGCCCTGGATGGGACGCTGGCCGAAAAGGAAAGCGATAAAGCGAAATTCGCCAGACTTGCGGCAGCTACCGTGAGTACCGGCACAGTTGGCGCAGGAGTGAACGGATGA
- a CDS encoding sugar phosphate isomerase/epimerase family protein, which translates to MTAIKIAGAPISWGVCEVPGWGYQLQPDRVLTEMRGAGLTATELGPEGFLPSDTDELKTVLREKDLECVGGFVPVVLFKDDHDPADDLAGPLESLVAAGAGVVVLAAATGSDGYDSRPVLDDGQWSTLFANLDRLAGIAAARGLLAVLHPHVGTVVETKDDVDKVLAGSSIPLCLDTGHLLIGGTDPLELAKSVPGRIAHTHLKDVDATLAERVQSGELTYTEAVAQGMYTPLGTGDVDIAGIVAALRDNGFDGWFVLEQDTILGGEPQGQGPLRDVLASVAYLQSVVGGVPA; encoded by the coding sequence ATGACTGCCATCAAAATCGCCGGCGCGCCGATTTCGTGGGGCGTGTGCGAGGTGCCCGGCTGGGGCTACCAGTTGCAGCCAGACCGGGTGCTGACCGAAATGCGCGGTGCGGGGTTGACCGCCACCGAACTCGGACCAGAAGGGTTCCTTCCGTCGGATACCGATGAACTGAAAACCGTTCTGCGGGAAAAGGACCTGGAGTGCGTCGGCGGTTTCGTCCCCGTCGTGCTGTTCAAGGACGACCACGATCCCGCCGACGACCTGGCCGGACCACTGGAATCGTTGGTCGCCGCAGGCGCCGGTGTGGTGGTGCTTGCCGCGGCTACGGGATCTGACGGCTACGACTCACGACCCGTCCTCGACGACGGTCAGTGGTCGACGCTGTTCGCCAACCTGGACCGACTGGCGGGGATCGCCGCCGCCCGGGGTCTGCTCGCGGTGCTGCACCCGCACGTCGGCACGGTCGTAGAAACCAAGGACGATGTCGACAAGGTTCTCGCCGGGTCGTCGATCCCGCTGTGCCTGGACACCGGTCATCTGCTGATCGGTGGCACGGATCCCCTGGAGTTGGCGAAGTCCGTGCCAGGCCGCATCGCCCACACCCATCTCAAGGATGTCGACGCGACGCTGGCCGAACGCGTGCAGTCCGGTGAGCTCACTTATACCGAGGCGGTCGCCCAGGGCATGTACACGCCGCTGGGCACCGGCGACGTCGACATCGCGGGCATCGTTGCGGCGCTGCGGGACAACGGCTTCGATGGCTGGTTCGTGCTCGAGCAGGACACCATCCTGGGCGGCGAGCCCCAGGGCCAAGGCCCGTTGCGTGACGTGCTGGCCAGCGTGGCTTATCTGCAGAGCGTCGTGGGCGGCGTGCCGGCATGA
- the mobA gene encoding molybdenum cofactor guanylyltransferase → MSTPAPLAAVVLAGGASRRMGRDKATLAHPDGGTTMVEYTVGVLRSRCAPVFVIAAPGQALPALEAEVLRDEVRGVGPLLATGRGLRAAAAAGLDRAFVSAVDMPFLTTDVIDMLVGHQGVDIVLPWDGRDHYLAGIYRTDLADHIDALVAAGERSMRALAETVVTQRVVIPVGPVLANVNSPADLQQQIAQ, encoded by the coding sequence GTGAGCACGCCCGCCCCGCTGGCCGCCGTTGTGTTGGCTGGTGGGGCGTCGCGCCGGATGGGCCGGGACAAGGCCACGTTGGCGCATCCCGACGGCGGCACCACGATGGTCGAGTACACCGTGGGCGTTCTCCGGTCCCGCTGTGCACCGGTATTCGTGATCGCCGCCCCCGGCCAGGCACTGCCTGCGCTGGAAGCCGAGGTGTTGCGCGACGAGGTTCGCGGGGTGGGGCCGCTGCTGGCCACTGGCCGCGGCCTTCGGGCGGCCGCGGCGGCGGGCCTGGACCGGGCGTTCGTGAGCGCGGTCGATATGCCGTTCCTGACCACCGATGTCATCGACATGCTGGTCGGGCACCAGGGAGTGGACATCGTGCTGCCCTGGGACGGCCGCGATCACTACCTGGCCGGCATCTACCGCACTGACCTCGCTGACCACATCGACGCCCTGGTCGCCGCGGGCGAGCGCAGCATGCGGGCGCTGGCCGAGACGGTCGTCACCCAGCGGGTCGTGATTCCGGTCGGCCCGGTCCTGGCGAACGTCAATTCTCCGGCCGATCTGCAACAGCAAATAGCACAATAA
- a CDS encoding 2-oxoacid:ferredoxin oxidoreductase subunit beta, with protein sequence MTDLIGSDLLAPGVSKTAWVPTTDEPQKAKDFTSDQEVRWCPGCGDYVILNTIRNFLPDLGLRRENIAFVSGIGCSSRFPYYLETYGFHSIHGRAPTIATGLALARPDLSVWVVTGDGDALSIGGNHLIHALRRNVNITILLFNNRIYGLTKGQYSPTSEVGKVTKSTPMGSLDYPFNPVSLALGAEATFVGRALDSDRKGLSEVLKAAAAHRGAALVEIMQDCPIFNDGSFDLLRKEGAEERIINVRQGEPVTFGANGEYCVVKTGFGLDVAKTADVAASDIVVHDATIADSAYAFALSRLSEQNLEHTVMGVFRQVSRPSYDDAARDQVRLAREATPHDRHALQSLLRGRDTWTVD encoded by the coding sequence ATGACTGACCTGATCGGCTCGGATCTGCTGGCACCTGGTGTGTCCAAGACGGCGTGGGTGCCGACCACCGACGAGCCGCAGAAAGCCAAGGACTTCACCAGCGACCAGGAGGTGCGCTGGTGCCCCGGCTGCGGTGACTACGTCATCCTCAACACGATCCGCAACTTCCTGCCGGATCTGGGCCTGCGCCGCGAGAACATCGCGTTCGTCAGCGGCATCGGCTGCTCCAGTCGTTTCCCGTACTACCTGGAGACCTACGGCTTCCACTCGATCCACGGCCGTGCCCCGACCATCGCCACCGGGCTGGCGCTGGCCCGCCCGGATCTGTCGGTCTGGGTGGTCACCGGTGACGGCGATGCACTGTCGATCGGTGGCAACCACCTGATCCACGCGTTGCGCCGCAACGTCAACATCACGATCCTGCTGTTCAACAACCGGATCTACGGTTTGACCAAGGGCCAGTACTCGCCGACCTCCGAGGTCGGCAAGGTCACCAAGTCCACCCCGATGGGCTCGCTGGACTATCCGTTCAATCCCGTGTCGTTGGCGCTGGGCGCCGAGGCGACGTTCGTCGGTCGCGCGCTGGATTCCGACCGCAAGGGTCTGTCGGAGGTGCTGAAGGCGGCCGCCGCGCACCGTGGCGCCGCACTGGTCGAGATCATGCAGGACTGCCCGATCTTCAACGACGGCTCGTTCGACCTGCTCCGCAAGGAAGGCGCCGAGGAGCGGATCATCAACGTCCGCCAGGGTGAGCCGGTGACCTTCGGCGCCAACGGCGAGTACTGCGTGGTCAAGACCGGGTTCGGGCTGGACGTCGCCAAGACTGCCGACGTCGCGGCCAGCGACATCGTGGTGCACGACGCGACCATCGCCGACTCCGCCTACGCCTTCGCGCTGTCGCGGCTATCCGAGCAGAACCTCGAGCACACCGTGATGGGTGTTTTCCGCCAGGTCAGCCGGCCGAGCTACGACGACGCCGCCCGCGACCAGGTCCGCCTGGCACGGGAGGCAACGCCGCATGACCGGCATGCGCTGCAATCGCTGCTGCGCGGTCGCGACACCTGGACCGTTGACTAG
- a CDS encoding PfkB family carbohydrate kinase has product MPEQRAELVAGVTVLGNLAIDVINGGPKTPGGCASFSGVAMEAAGVPGGIVALAAAADRPLFDPLLQRFGSMIRILTADRTSSFRLDYDDVDHRRMSVEAVGPVWGQAEVEAAAPGTTWVHLAPLLRTDFPAQTLALLAQRGHRVAYDGQGLVRADLLGPLVVDRHYPPELLAHLSILKLAEDEAVIVADGPFDEATAARLGVPEILVTYGSEGCDIYTGDSCVRVPAAWRVEGVQTTGAGDMFTTCYVANRAAGADPRAAAKEASELVASELDKRLRARR; this is encoded by the coding sequence GTGCCAGAACAGCGCGCCGAGCTCGTCGCCGGCGTGACCGTGCTGGGGAATCTGGCCATCGACGTGATCAACGGCGGCCCGAAGACCCCCGGCGGGTGCGCGTCGTTCTCTGGCGTGGCCATGGAGGCCGCCGGCGTACCTGGCGGCATCGTCGCGCTCGCCGCCGCCGCGGACCGGCCGTTGTTCGACCCGCTGCTGCAGCGTTTCGGGTCGATGATCCGGATCCTGACGGCGGACCGCACCAGCTCGTTCCGACTGGACTACGACGACGTCGATCACCGCCGGATGTCGGTGGAAGCCGTCGGCCCGGTGTGGGGCCAGGCGGAGGTTGAAGCCGCGGCCCCTGGGACGACGTGGGTGCACCTCGCACCGCTGCTGCGCACCGACTTTCCCGCCCAGACGCTGGCTCTGCTGGCGCAGCGGGGCCATCGGGTCGCCTATGACGGCCAGGGCCTGGTGCGCGCCGACCTGCTCGGGCCGCTGGTCGTGGACCGGCACTACCCGCCGGAGTTGCTGGCCCACCTCAGCATCTTGAAGCTGGCCGAGGATGAGGCCGTCATCGTCGCCGACGGACCCTTCGATGAAGCGACCGCGGCGCGCCTGGGCGTGCCCGAGATCCTGGTGACCTACGGCTCCGAGGGCTGTGACATCTACACCGGCGACAGCTGCGTGCGGGTGCCGGCCGCCTGGCGGGTGGAGGGTGTGCAGACCACCGGGGCCGGTGACATGTTCACCACCTGTTATGTGGCAAATCGTGCGGCCGGCGCCGATCCGCGCGCCGCGGCGAAAGAGGCCAGCGAACTGGTCGCCAGTGAACTGGATAAACGCCTGCGAGCGCGGCGGTAA
- a CDS encoding phytanoyl-CoA dioxygenase family protein yields the protein MVEVSARVEPWLDESAFSLDELRTLTDRDTDLDAYPHAAEVRQNVLVYSATEMLRADRRALQAELITALADGPGVVVFAGAFPARVVDAASVAFGALIDAQRQAGGAAGDHFGAAGANDRLWNAAQKLAVHSPAVYADYYANDLLALVCQAWLGPRYQVTSQVNVVNPGGAAQVPHRDYHLGFVAPGQLTDYPAHVHRLSPMLTLQGAVAHTDMPLESGPTMLLPHSQLFGGGYVAFNSPEFIDYFANRRAQIPLRKGDAVFFNPALYHGAGSNTSADLRRMANLLQISSPFGRAMESLDRTAMVRAVYPALRAMKAAGRPAAELLNAVVSTAEGYPFPTNLDHDQPLGSLAPRSQVDVVLAALADDLSLDDLAVALRDQNERRIP from the coding sequence ATGGTCGAAGTGAGCGCACGGGTAGAGCCATGGCTGGACGAGTCGGCATTCTCCCTCGATGAGCTGCGAACGTTGACCGACCGGGACACCGATCTCGACGCGTACCCGCATGCCGCCGAGGTCCGGCAGAACGTGCTGGTCTACTCGGCCACCGAAATGCTGCGCGCCGACCGGCGAGCGCTGCAGGCCGAGCTGATCACCGCGCTGGCCGACGGTCCCGGCGTCGTGGTGTTCGCCGGCGCTTTCCCCGCCCGGGTGGTCGATGCGGCCAGCGTGGCATTCGGCGCACTGATCGACGCCCAGCGGCAGGCCGGCGGTGCGGCCGGTGACCACTTCGGCGCCGCGGGCGCCAACGACCGGCTCTGGAATGCCGCCCAGAAACTCGCCGTGCACTCCCCGGCGGTCTACGCCGACTACTACGCCAACGATCTGCTGGCCCTGGTCTGCCAGGCCTGGCTCGGCCCCCGCTATCAGGTCACCTCCCAGGTCAATGTCGTCAATCCCGGCGGTGCAGCTCAGGTTCCGCACCGCGACTACCACCTCGGTTTTGTCGCCCCCGGCCAGCTCACCGACTACCCGGCGCACGTGCATCGGCTGTCGCCCATGCTGACCCTGCAGGGCGCGGTCGCGCATACCGACATGCCGCTGGAGAGTGGGCCGACAATGTTGCTGCCCCACTCCCAGCTCTTCGGGGGCGGGTACGTGGCGTTCAACTCACCGGAATTCATCGACTACTTCGCCAACCGCCGGGCGCAGATCCCACTGCGCAAGGGCGATGCGGTGTTCTTCAACCCCGCGCTCTACCACGGCGCAGGATCCAATACCTCGGCCGACCTGCGGCGGATGGCCAACCTGCTGCAGATCTCCTCACCGTTCGGCCGGGCAATGGAATCCCTCGACCGCACGGCGATGGTGCGCGCGGTGTATCCGGCGTTGCGCGCCATGAAGGCCGCGGGCCGCCCCGCGGCAGAACTGCTCAACGCGGTCGTGTCCACCGCCGAGGGATATCCCTTCCCCACCAACCTCGACCACGACCAGCCGCTCGGGAGCCTGGCTCCACGCAGCCAGGTCGACGTAGTACTCGCGGCGTTGGCCGACGATCTTTCCCTCGATGACCTCGCTGTCGCGCTGCGCGACCAGAACGAACGGAGAATCCCATGA
- a CDS encoding FAD-dependent oxidoreductase, with the protein MAEIAVVGAGIAGLAAAAALHLRGHSVTVIEERTDTTSGAGISIWPNALAALDQLGLGDQVRAAGGRITAGAMRWKDGAWLRRPSGERIVTALGEPLVVLQRVTLRDILAGALAPGAIVDGVAVRELNTASAGVRLHLTDCSTRNVDAVVGADGTGSVVARHLNGPLPHRYAGYTAWRGVSSLAIDADLAGETMAAGAEVGHVPMGPDRTYWFATERAPEGAASPQGELAYLRTKLASWAAPIPAMLAATDPAEVLRNDLYDRKTARRWAAGPVVLVGDAAHPMRPHLGQGGCQALEDAAVLGAFVDLSPDLPSAFAAFAAFRRRRVRAIIAESRLIGRMVNLRPPALSALASRATVVLPESVVTRHLASIAAGSAFRLPTRNDAQSA; encoded by the coding sequence ATGGCCGAGATCGCTGTCGTCGGAGCGGGGATCGCCGGACTCGCCGCCGCTGCGGCGCTGCACCTGCGCGGCCATTCCGTCACAGTGATCGAAGAGCGGACCGACACCACCTCCGGCGCCGGCATCAGCATCTGGCCCAACGCGCTGGCTGCTCTCGACCAACTCGGCCTCGGCGACCAGGTGCGGGCGGCCGGCGGCCGGATCACCGCGGGTGCGATGCGTTGGAAGGATGGCGCCTGGCTGCGCCGCCCGTCCGGCGAGCGGATCGTCACCGCACTGGGCGAGCCCTTGGTCGTCTTGCAGCGGGTCACATTGCGGGACATCCTGGCCGGCGCACTGGCACCCGGCGCGATCGTCGATGGGGTCGCGGTGCGCGAGCTGAACACCGCCTCCGCCGGGGTTCGGCTACATCTGACGGATTGCTCGACGCGCAACGTCGACGCGGTGGTGGGCGCCGACGGCACCGGATCGGTGGTGGCCCGCCACCTCAATGGCCCGCTGCCCCACCGCTACGCCGGCTACACCGCGTGGCGCGGGGTCTCGTCGCTGGCCATTGATGCCGATCTGGCCGGCGAGACCATGGCGGCCGGGGCGGAGGTCGGCCACGTCCCGATGGGGCCGGACCGGACGTATTGGTTCGCCACCGAGCGCGCGCCCGAGGGTGCTGCCTCACCGCAGGGCGAGCTGGCCTATCTGCGCACCAAGCTGGCGTCGTGGGCCGCGCCCATTCCGGCGATGCTGGCGGCCACCGATCCCGCCGAGGTGCTGCGCAACGATCTCTACGACCGCAAGACCGCCCGACGCTGGGCGGCCGGACCGGTAGTGCTGGTGGGCGACGCCGCCCACCCAATGCGCCCGCACCTGGGCCAGGGCGGCTGTCAGGCGCTCGAGGATGCCGCCGTGCTGGGCGCGTTCGTCGACCTGTCCCCCGACCTGCCCAGCGCATTCGCCGCCTTCGCAGCGTTCCGCCGGCGGCGGGTCCGCGCCATCATCGCCGAATCGCGGCTGATCGGCCGGATGGTGAACCTGCGGCCACCAGCGCTGAGCGCGCTGGCCAGCAGGGCCACTGTGGTGCTGCCAGAGTCCGTGGTGACCCGCCACCTTGCATCGATCGCGGCCGGCTCGGCGTTTCGGCTGCCCACACGCAACGACGCCCAGTCGGCTTGA
- a CDS encoding transglycosylase family protein, with protein sequence MSTLRRIVTLAVISGALALAGFVLSIGNASADSGVNWDAVAQCESGGNWAANTGNGFSGGLQFSDATWAANGGVGSAAHASREEQIRVAENVARKQGMGAWPSCGQAAGTPAFATPVSGGAAPAQGACSNVLSGPFKSIDFNKMCQAFHDPGRAIANALGLH encoded by the coding sequence ATGAGCACTTTGCGCAGGATCGTCACCCTGGCAGTCATCTCCGGAGCGCTGGCACTGGCCGGATTCGTTCTGAGCATCGGAAATGCCAGCGCCGACAGCGGCGTGAACTGGGACGCGGTCGCACAGTGCGAGTCCGGCGGCAACTGGGCCGCCAACACCGGCAACGGCTTCTCCGGCGGTTTGCAGTTCAGCGACGCGACCTGGGCCGCCAACGGCGGCGTCGGCAGCGCGGCCCACGCATCCCGCGAGGAGCAGATCCGGGTCGCCGAGAACGTCGCCCGCAAGCAGGGCATGGGCGCGTGGCCGTCCTGCGGCCAGGCCGCCGGTACCCCGGCGTTCGCTACCCCGGTGTCCGGCGGCGCTGCGCCAGCCCAGGGCGCCTGCTCGAACGTCCTGAGCGGCCCGTTCAAGTCGATCGACTTCAACAAGATGTGCCAGGCCTTCCACGATCCGGGCCGCGCCATCGCCAACGCCCTCGGTCTGCACTAA
- a CDS encoding LacI family DNA-binding transcriptional regulator translates to MAHRFKVREIAQQSGLSEATVDRVLNNRPGVRETTRAEVAQAIEDLEKQRAQLRLNGRRYLFDVVMQTPQRFSDAFRAAVEAELPAFAPAMLRARFHLWESGSTEQTVETLARIKGSHGVVLKGQDEPEVAEAVDRLAASGVPVVTYATDIPASSRCAYVGIDNHGAGVTAAYLMDQWLGEEPADVLITLSRTVFRGEAEREVGFRTALRKSGRGIVEVSGSDGIDAANQRLVLDALERHPAVEAVYSVGGGNTATVAAFDQLGRVCRVFIAHDLDLDNRRLLREGRISAVLHNDLRADARLAMRLILQQHGALPSEPARPVPIQVITPYNLPG, encoded by the coding sequence ATGGCGCACCGATTCAAGGTCCGCGAGATCGCCCAGCAATCGGGGCTCTCCGAGGCCACCGTCGACCGGGTGCTCAACAATCGCCCAGGGGTACGGGAGACCACCCGCGCCGAGGTGGCGCAGGCGATAGAGGACTTGGAAAAACAGCGTGCCCAACTGCGGCTCAACGGACGGCGCTATCTGTTCGACGTGGTGATGCAGACGCCGCAGCGGTTCTCCGACGCCTTCCGTGCCGCGGTCGAAGCGGAGCTACCCGCGTTCGCCCCGGCGATGCTGCGTGCGCGCTTCCACCTGTGGGAGTCCGGGTCGACGGAGCAGACCGTGGAGACGCTCGCGCGGATCAAGGGGAGCCACGGCGTGGTGCTCAAGGGCCAGGACGAACCCGAGGTCGCCGAGGCCGTTGACCGGCTGGCGGCCTCCGGCGTGCCCGTGGTGACCTATGCGACCGACATCCCGGCCAGCTCGCGCTGTGCCTATGTGGGTATCGACAACCACGGCGCCGGCGTCACCGCCGCCTACCTGATGGACCAGTGGCTGGGTGAGGAGCCCGCCGACGTGCTGATCACCTTGAGCCGCACGGTGTTTCGTGGGGAGGCCGAACGAGAGGTCGGCTTCCGGACCGCCTTGCGCAAGTCGGGGCGCGGCATCGTCGAGGTCAGCGGCAGTGACGGTATCGACGCCGCCAACCAGCGCCTGGTGCTCGACGCCCTTGAACGGCACCCCGCGGTGGAGGCCGTCTATTCCGTCGGTGGCGGCAACACCGCCACAGTGGCGGCGTTCGACCAATTAGGACGCGTGTGCCGAGTCTTTATTGCTCATGACCTGGACCTTGACAACCGCCGACTGCTGCGGGAGGGCCGGATCTCGGCGGTGCTGCACAACGACCTGCGCGCCGACGCCCGGCTCGCGATGCGACTGATCCTGCAGCAGCACGGGGCGCTGCCCAGCGAGCCCGCCCGCCCCGTCCCGATCCAGGTGATCACCCCGTACAACCTTCCCGGCTGA
- a CDS encoding transglycosylase family protein: MKNVRKTLARSLGMAAIGGATVVAPMVLGTGTASADGMNWDAVAQCESGGNWAINTGNGYFGGLQFTMGTWRSNGGSGSPHMASRDEQIRVAENVLRSQGRGAWPVCGRRG, encoded by the coding sequence TTGAAGAACGTCCGCAAGACACTCGCACGCTCCCTCGGGATGGCCGCGATCGGCGGCGCCACCGTGGTGGCTCCGATGGTCCTCGGCACCGGTACTGCCTCGGCTGACGGCATGAACTGGGACGCGGTCGCACAGTGCGAGTCAGGCGGCAACTGGGCAATCAACACCGGCAACGGCTACTTCGGCGGCCTGCAGTTCACCATGGGCACCTGGCGTTCCAATGGCGGCAGCGGTTCCCCACACATGGCGTCGCGCGATGAACAGATCCGCGTGGCGGAGAACGTCCTGCGCAGCCAGGGGCGGGGCGCCTGGCCGGTCTGCGGCCGTCGCGGCTGA